ACCTACCCATGTACCTGTTGCGCCGACAACTGCAGCTAAATTTTTATCGATTCTAGGTTTGGCGTTGGCGTACATTGGAGCGGTGGTTGTGTGTTCACCCAACGGAAGTTTTTTACCAAAGACAATGCCACCTTTGACATCGATGCCACCGCCAAGCGCTGTAAAAAGTGCCATGGCGCGACGCAGTTGAAAATCATTTTTAGACCATGTCGTTCGTCTTCCTTGGTAATAAACCGCTTGAGGCGCATTTGTCATAAAATCATGCGCAATTTTACATATCGTTGCAGCAGGAACACCTGTAATTTTTTCTGCCCATTCTGGGGTATATTCACTCTCAATGATATGTTTTTTGTATTTATCAAAATCAACAAAGTTTTTGGCAACATAACTTCGGTTGTAAACTTGGTCAATGATCGCAACATAGGTCAGTGCCAATACAAACGCCAAGTCGGTTCCTGGGCGAATTGGAACATAGGTATCAGCGTGCATTGCGGTATTGGTAAAGCGCGGATCGACCACGACCAGTTTCATGCCACGTCCACGGGTGCGTTTAAACATATCCATCGTGTCAGGTGTTAAAATCGCTTCGGCGCGATTGGCACCTGCCATAATGACGTACTTTGCATTTTCCAAATCCGCTTGCCCGTAACCACCAATGGTGAGCGTATAGCCTGAAACAGCGGTTTGCAGACAGATGGTTGAGTGATTAAGGAAATTGGACGATCCAAATTTATCGGACATAAAAGTTTTAAAAGTGTGTTCTGCCAACCCTTCACCGGCACAGTAACCAATACAGGAACGGTTGTCTTTCTCTTCTTCTAAAATTTTGACCAATTTGTCTTTAATATACTCATTCGCCTCTTCCCATGTCGCACGTCTGTATTTGCCTTCCCCTCTCTCTCCTGTTCGAATTAAAGGGTATTTGAGTCGATCAGGATCATACAGGGCATGAATGCCTGCCGCTCCTCTAGCACAGAGCATATTGCGAGATTTGGGGAAATAAGGATTGGGATCTAATTTTGTCACAATGCCATTACGTACATGCGCGATAGCCGCACATTTATTAACACACATTTCACAGATAGTTGGAACTTCCTTCATCAGTGCCACTTGAGGTTTCTCTTTTGAGCTTGCTAGAATGGTTGACGAACTAAACGCCGTTCCACTTGCAATACTCAAGGCGACACTGCCTTGAAGAAATCTCCTTCGTGAGATCTCTACTTTCATTCGTTTTCTCCACTTCAATTTTTAAACATTAGGTTTCAGAAAACCTACTGAAATAACCATTTCATGGATACATTGTAAGAAGAGTTTCTTTATATTATTATTAAACTAAATCATATTTATAAGTTAAACAAATTAATACAAAGACGA
Above is a genomic segment from Sulfurospirillum halorespirans DSM 13726 containing:
- a CDS encoding molybdopterin-containing oxidoreductase family protein codes for the protein MKVEISRRRFLQGSVALSIASGTAFSSSTILASSKEKPQVALMKEVPTICEMCVNKCAAIAHVRNGIVTKLDPNPYFPKSRNMLCARGAAGIHALYDPDRLKYPLIRTGERGEGKYRRATWEEANEYIKDKLVKILEEEKDNRSCIGYCAGEGLAEHTFKTFMSDKFGSSNFLNHSTICLQTAVSGYTLTIGGYGQADLENAKYVIMAGANRAEAILTPDTMDMFKRTRGRGMKLVVVDPRFTNTAMHADTYVPIRPGTDLAFVLALTYVAIIDQVYNRSYVAKNFVDFDKYKKHIIESEYTPEWAEKITGVPAATICKIAHDFMTNAPQAVYYQGRRTTWSKNDFQLRRAMALFTALGGGIDVKGGIVFGKKLPLGEHTTTAPMYANAKPRIDKNLAAVVGATGTWVGWRNMVEEGKSPYPIRGMFVYKQNPMLSVPNSAKTRTMFEKMDLVVVIDTMPSDTAMLADVILPECTYLEREDPVQSFAGIEPSIAIREKVIEPMYESKPVNEIMRGLAQKLSKPLWEITKKYDEDVQEELEDTDENEFYEENGFDLAEPFMHDQEETNKHMFVEKYGEEAWGVLREKGVFYPNMLTYFKKIDNNTYEYYPKDKKFYSVLKLEEEYDPVAFLHDICVNPVDIADLKRSFNTPNKKVECFLGSMVAKGVDPMPVWRDEEYVNVPVGKFKFITGRHAQFTQNATQNNIMLLELMRENYLWINDKEAEALNIQFGDTVEVTSRVGQVQIKAYPTPKIVPQTVFYIHGFGAKSEGLTFAHRNGASDNEIIEDTIEPVHGCANMHETLVSIRRV